The genomic window TAATACGGTTTCTTCATCCAGATGATAGACGAAAATTGTGTTTAGTGGAGGATAATAACTACGCTCTGGAGAGACTGATTACTGACCGCTCGAGAAGAAATCTTATATCTCGGATCAACCAAAATAAATCATGGCGGCTAACACAACAGATTCGGGCGGTAGTCTGTTTATCCGACTCCCGTGGGGGGTGAAAATCGGACTTGCACTGAGTAGTTTCGTGTACGGTATGGTGATATTGTCCGACACTATCGAGGACCCAATTCCACCAAACGTATGGGCAGTCGTGTGGTTCGCGGTGGCTGGCTACCTGTTTGTGCGTGCGGTACGCCTGAGTAGGCAGTCATGATACACTCGCATACGTAGCCACCATAATTCAGTTACAGGCACTGTTATGAATAAAGAAATCGCGCTACTATCTACTGATAACGATCCACGCCAGGACCGTTCTCAGTTCCCGTCGTTGTACTCGTACTCCTCCTCCGGATCCTCGACGCCCTCGGTCCGCGAACCGACCCAGGCGCCCAGCGAGAGTCCGTAGACGAGGTGACCCGCGTGGAACAGCGCGAGTTCGTCCGTGTCGAGGCGAATGCCCAGCAGTTCCTTCAGCATGAACTGCGAGCCGAACGCGGAGAGGACCATCCCGTAGATCGAGCCCCAGACGAGTCCGCGTTGCTCGGGTTCGATCGACCGCTCTGCGTCCTGGAGGGCGAACAGGCCGCCGAAGATCGCCCCCGCCTGAATTCCGTACACGAAGTGGAGGACGAGCCCCATGAACGTGTGCTCCTCGGGGTCGTCGCCGGTGACGTACTGCGCCCAGAAGTTCGCCGACGGCGGCAGCGACCGCAGGATCGGGAGGCGGAACGCCGTCATGATGATCGTCGCGACGAACCCGGCCTGAATTCCGCGGAGGACGGCGCCGGCGAAGTGCTCTCGTCGCGAATGTCTGTCGGTGGTCTCCGTGTCCCCTTCGGTCTCGGCGATCGATCGCAAACGGTCAGATATGGACATCGTGTGTCGCGTCTCTACCACGAACGGCGCCTTAACCGCCCGGCGTGCAGTGGACGGCCCCGAGGGTTGTTAGAACGCGGGCGACTATCTTCCGCATCGGAAGGAATTTGTATATTTGAAGTGATTTGAATTCTAATACGTATGCAATCGCTCTCGCTCGACGGCCCATCGATCGCGACCGGCGCCTACGTCGGGTTGGTCGGCTACGTCGCCGGCATAGCTGTCGGAATCGACGGAACGGGGTTGCTCGTCGGCTGCGGACTCACCTGGCTGCTCGTCGCGCTCGCCCTCGGACGGCGACCGGACCTGTGGGTCGAGCTGGGGCAGCGCCGACTGCTCGCCGTCCCGACGGTCGTTCCCACGGGAGTGATGGTTACCCTCGTTCTCGAGGACGAACTCGTCAACGGTGTCAGCGTCTCGTTACCGGTGTTGCTCTCGGGGATCGGATTCATGGTACTCGGCTTTGCGATCTGGATCCTGGGTAACAGGGCCTACGCCGACCAAGCGGCGGGCAAACTGCGTGCATACTGGGTTGCAAAACCGGATCCGGGGCGACGGCGGCGGATCCGTCGATGGAGCCTGCTGTTCGGTCTCGGAACCGTCGCAGCGTTCGTCGGTGTGCTCTACGGCGCCCCCTCGTTTCTCCTGAGCGGCGGGCTTGCGGCGCTTATCACGATGCAGATCAGCGTCCGACGGCCGCGGGAGTACGAGGTCTGCGAAAACGGGCTCAAATACGCCGATATCGGTACGGTGACCACCCAGTACGTCCCCTGGGAGCGGTTCGACGGGCTCCGCGAGACCGGCGGCGCGGTCGTCCTCGAGCGCCGCTGGTGGCTCGACGAGCGAATGGCCGCCGACGAGGTGCCTCCGGACGCCCGCGAGGCGATACGGGCGGCCGTCGATTCGCCGACGACCCGATAGAGAAGCCGCAATCGCCGTCCAATGCGGGGATATTTGAGGACGGTCGGGCAACGTGGCGTATGGATTTCGGCGTACTCAGTACGGCCGGTATCGCCCGGAAATCGTTTCTCCCCGCCCTCGAGGCCACGGAACACGAGGTGACGGCCGTCGCCTCCCGCGACGGTGAACGCGCGCGGACCTTCGCGGACGACCACGGGATCGACGAGTCCTACGAGGGGTACGAGGACCTCATCGCGGACGCGAACATCGACGCCGTCTACATCCCGCTTCCCAACGGCCTGCACGCCCAGTGGACCGAGCGGGCGGCCGACGCCGGCCTCGACGTCCTCTGCGAGAAGCCGTTGACGGTCGACGCCGGAGAGGCCCGCGAGGTCGTCGAACACTGCGAGGATCGCGGCGTGACCCTGATGGAGGGGTTCATGTACCGGTATCACCCGCGGACCGAGCGGGCGATCGAACTGGCTCGAGACGAACTCGAGGACGTCCGCTCCGTGACGGCCGCGTTCAAGTTCCCGCTGTTCGACCGCCCGGACGACGTGCGGCTCTCGCCCGATCTGGCCGGCGGGAGCCTGATGGACGTCGGCTGTTACCCGGTCTCGCTGGTCCGGCAGATCCTCGGCGAACCCGAGCGGGCCTACGCGCACGCGGACGACTCCCGCGGGGCCGGCGTGGACACGGAACTGGCCGGGATCCTGGAGTACGACGACGGCTCGTCCGCGCGCGTCGCGTCCGGGTTCGACACGCAGAAAGTCCAGCGGTACCGCGTCGAGGCGGCCAACGGCTGGCTCGAGGTCCGCGATGCCTTCGACGCGCCGACGGACGAGCCGCTGGACCTCGAGTACCGGATCGACGGCCGGCACGGCGTCGAGACGTTCGATCCGACCGACCAGTTCCGCCTCGAGATCGAGGAGTTCGCCTCGAGCGTCGAGGACGATCGACCGCCGCGGACCGACGGCGAGGAGGCGATCGCGAACATGCGGGTCATCGACGCGCTGGCGGAGAGCGCCGAGCGGGATCGCTCGGTCGAGGTCTGATCGCGGCCGCGCCGTCGAGCGCCGGGGCCGACCCGACGACAACGCGCTTTTGCCCGTCCGGTGCGAACCACGGGCCATGACAACGCTCGAGGCGAAACTCGAGGCCGCGCGCGAGGACCTCGCGGACCGCGACGGCGTGCTGGTCGCGTTCTCCGGCGGGGTCGACTCGAGCGTCGTGGCCGCGCTCGCCCACGACGCCCTCGGGGACGACGCGGTCGCCTGCACCGCGAAGAGCGAGACGCTCCCCGAGGCCGAACTCGAGGACGCCAAGCGAGTCGCCGACGAGATCGGCGTCCGCCACGAGATCGTCGCCTTCTCCGAACTGGAGAGCGACGCGTTCGTCGAGAACGACGACGAGCGCTGCTATCACTGCCGGACGATGCGGTTGGGCGAGATGCTCGAGACGGCCCGCGAGTTCGGGATCGAGACGGTCTGCGACGGCACCAACGCCGACGATCCGGGCGCGGGACATCGCCCGGGTCTCCAGGCGGTCGAGGAACTCGAGGTCCACTCGCCGCTGCTGGCCCACGACATCACCAAGGAGGAAGTGCGCGAGATCGCCGACCGCTACGGCCTCTCGGTCGCCGACAAGCCGTCGATGGCCTGCCTCTCCTCCCGGATTCCGACGGGGCTCGAGGTCACCGAGGAACGGCTCAGCCGCGTCGAGCACGCCGAGGCCCTGCTGCGCCAGTGGGGGTTCGACCAGTTCCGCGTCCGCGACCACGACGGACTGGCCCGGATCGAAGTCGCACCCGACGAACTCGAGCGGGCGCTGACCCGCGAGTTCGCGGAGACGGTCCGCGAGGAACTGTCGGAACTGGGCTTCGACCACGTCACGCTCGACCTCCACGGGTATCGGACGGGGAGCGTCAGTCCCGAGGGCGAGGCGGAGCGCGAAACCGACGGCGACGGCGAACGAGCCGACGGAACCCGCGACGGCGACGAACGGACCGACGGAACTCGCGACGGCGACGAACCGCTCGTCGAGGACGTCTTCGCCGCGGATTCGCGCTCCCGGAGCGACGACTGACGACCGACGGCGGTTCGGGACGAGCGATCGGCTGTCGAATGCTGTCCGCTCTCGCGCTCGAGTCCAGTTCCGTCTCGGGTTCCGGAGTTGATTTCGATATTCTCCTTATTACGGATCTGTTATTGCACGTGCTTTCAAAATATAATCCTCTTTGGCGCATCGAACCCATCATTAGTTGGGTCTGTGAACTAACGTCCGGGAATATTGCTCATTTCGATACGGACGTAGCACTCGGGTCGGTATCGTTGGATGATGGACGCCGACGTGCCGTCTGCGTGGAACACGGAAGAGAGTCGGACCTATACCCCGGCCGATACCGACCGGGAAATGGAGTATCGGACGTATCGTCACGAGTCGGGTGATCTGCGGCTGAAGGTCGCGCCGGCGTCGCTCGACGGCGAGGACCACCCCGGATACGCGTTGACCGCGACGAGCTATCCCGGCCTCGACCTCTCCGAGACGATCCGCATCCGAACGGTTCTCACGTTCGAACGCTGCGACAGCATCGCTCGCGACTTCATGGACCTCTTCTCGGCCAACTACGACGGCCCCGGGTCGCTCGAGGACGCGCTCGACTACGCCTACGAGCGAACGCGGGAACACCGGTAGGCAGCGGCTGCGAATCGCCGTCGTCCTTTTCCCTCGGCGTGACCGTCGTCCGGACGCGATGCTCGACGTTCGCGCGGCGGTCGTCCAGTGGCTGTACCTCGACGGCGATCGCCACGTCGTGGCGGCGGCGCTGGTGATCGGCGTCTGGATCGTCCTGACGGGACTGGGGTACGGCGGAATACTCGCCCTCGACGAACCGGCCGCAGTGCGTGGAATCGCCGGCGGACTGATCCCCGGGCTGTTCACGTTCCTCTCGATCGTGCTGGCGATCAACCAGCTCGTTCTCTCCCAGGAGTTCGGCTCGGCCGACGAGATCCGAACTCGCGTCGAGGAGTTGCGAGAGTACCGCCAGGACGTCGAGGACGCCGCCGAGACGTCTCCCAGCCCGATCTTACCGACGGAGTTTCTCGCCGTGGTCGTTCGGAGCATCGAGTCGGAGGCGGCGAGGCTCGGGGACCGCGCGACGACCGATCTCGACGGCGACCGGCGCGACTCGGTCGTCGACTTCGCCGACGCTGTCGCCGCCGACGCCCGGCGAGCCGACGAGATCCTGACTCGGAGCGGCGCCGGCCGCGTGAACGCGATCCTCTCGGTGCTCGACTACCCGTACTCGCGGCAACTGTACGAGGCGCGCCGATTTCGCGACGACGCGAACGCGCCGCCGGCGATCGACGAGGCGCTCGCGGACCTCGCCGAGACGCTCGAGTTCTTCAGCGTCGCCCGCACCCACTTCCGGACGACGTATACCCAGCGGGTGCTCGCACAGCTATCGCGGCGGCTACTGCTGGTCGGGGTTCCGGCGTTGCTCGCGACGTTCGCGGCCGGGCTGATACCGCTGCCCGTTCCGTCGCCCCTCGAGGGATACGGACTCGTCGTCGTCAGCGGGCTCTTCTCGATCGCGCTCGCTCCCTTCGCCGTGCTGTTCGCCTACATCCTCCGCATCGCGACCGTCTCCGAGCGGACGATCGCCGTCGGACCGTTCGTTTCGCGGCCCCACGAGTTCGAGAGCGAACTCGCGGAAGAGGAGAGGGCGGAACGGTGACGACGATCGTGCCGCCGTCGGGACAGCGATCCGCGTCGACGGTCGCTCGTCAGCCGTAGACGGCGCCGAGAACGCCGAACAGCCAGATCGCGATGTGGGCCCCGACGACGGGGATCAGCGAGCGCCGATACAGATACGCGAGCGTGAAGACGAGCGCGGCCAGCGAGACCTGCAGGAGATCGCCGAGGCGCCAGCCGACGGCGTGAGAGAGGGTAAACGCCGCCACCGAGAGCCCGCCGGCGAGACGCGCGCTCCCGGTGTACTCGGTGAGGCGCTCGATCGCGTAGCCGCGGTACAGCGCCTCCTCGACGACGCCGATCGTGATCGCGGACGCGACGGCGACCCCGACGCCGACTCGGTCGACGTCCAGTCCCGTCACCCGTCGCTCCGGAAGGCCGAGCGCGTCGATCAGCGGCCCGGTCGCCGCCAGCGCGAGGAACCCGAACACCGCCGCGACGAGCAGCGGGACCGCGTCGCGTCGGGACGGTCGGCGGACGCCGAGCGACCGGAGCGATCGGCCCTCGACCCCGATCGCGAGTCCGACGACGAGTCCGAGGAGCGCCCATTGGGCCGCGATCGTCACTAGCGGATGGAGGTCGATTCGGAGCGCTCGAGTCGCGCCGGAAAGCAATGGGAGTCCGAACAGCGCGATCGCGAGCCCCGCGGTCGTCGTCCGGGAGAACCCGTGACGCGTCGTCCGATCCGCGGCAGTCATGTCCTGTTATTAGGACTACACGAGCGTAAAATTACCTATCGACAGCGCTCGGCGCCGTACTCACGGGAGACGAAGAACCGACTACCGTCGGGCGACGCTCGTCCGACCGGAATCGCGGCGATACTCGAGTCAGTCGTCGGACGGAGCCGCGGCCTCCTCACCGGCGGCGGCCGCCGCGGACTCGCTCTCGGCGAAGGGGTACCAGGACTGCTTGGCGTCGTCCATGTACGGGGCCTCGAAGTCCGTCTCCTCGGGTTCGCAGAACTCGACGAGCTGTTCCTCGGCCGTGGCCTCGACCCACTCGCGGAACGTCTGTCCGTCCTCGCGGTGGGCCGCGTAGGCCTCGAGCAGGTTGCGGATCGCGCCGGGAGCCTCGTCGGCCGGGACGCGCTGCTGGACCCAGTCGATGAAGGAGGGGTCCTCGCCGACGCCGCCGCCGACGCCGATGTCGAAGGCCTCGACCATCTCGCCGTTCTTGCGTGCGCGCATTCCCTGCAGACCGATGTCGGCGGTCATCGCCTGACCGCAGTCGGCCGTACAGCCGGAGTAGTGCATCTTGATCTTCCCGACGTCGTCCGGCAGATCGACGTTCTTATTGAACCAGCGCAGCATGCGGGCCATCCGTCCCTTCGTCTCGGTCAGCGCGATCGAGCAGAACTCGGTGCCGGTACAGGCCATCGCGCCGCGCTCGAACGGGCTGGGTTCGGCGGGGTACT from Haloterrigena sp. KLK7 includes these protein-coding regions:
- a CDS encoding DUF6789 family protein, which gives rise to MSISDRLRSIAETEGDTETTDRHSRREHFAGAVLRGIQAGFVATIIMTAFRLPILRSLPPSANFWAQYVTGDDPEEHTFMGLVLHFVYGIQAGAIFGGLFALQDAERSIEPEQRGLVWGSIYGMVLSAFGSQFMLKELLGIRLDTDELALFHAGHLVYGLSLGAWVGSRTEGVEDPEEEYEYNDGN
- a CDS encoding CPBP family intramembrane glutamic endopeptidase, with product MTAADRTTRHGFSRTTTAGLAIALFGLPLLSGATRALRIDLHPLVTIAAQWALLGLVVGLAIGVEGRSLRSLGVRRPSRRDAVPLLVAAVFGFLALAATGPLIDALGLPERRVTGLDVDRVGVGVAVASAITIGVVEEALYRGYAIERLTEYTGSARLAGGLSVAAFTLSHAVGWRLGDLLQVSLAALVFTLAYLYRRSLIPVVGAHIAIWLFGVLGAVYG
- the larE gene encoding ATP-dependent sacrificial sulfur transferase LarE is translated as MTTLEAKLEAAREDLADRDGVLVAFSGGVDSSVVAALAHDALGDDAVACTAKSETLPEAELEDAKRVADEIGVRHEIVAFSELESDAFVENDDERCYHCRTMRLGEMLETAREFGIETVCDGTNADDPGAGHRPGLQAVEELEVHSPLLAHDITKEEVREIADRYGLSVADKPSMACLSSRIPTGLEVTEERLSRVEHAEALLRQWGFDQFRVRDHDGLARIEVAPDELERALTREFAETVREELSELGFDHVTLDLHGYRTGSVSPEGEAERETDGDGERADGTRDGDERTDGTRDGDEPLVEDVFAADSRSRSDD
- a CDS encoding Gfo/Idh/MocA family oxidoreductase, with product MDFGVLSTAGIARKSFLPALEATEHEVTAVASRDGERARTFADDHGIDESYEGYEDLIADANIDAVYIPLPNGLHAQWTERAADAGLDVLCEKPLTVDAGEAREVVEHCEDRGVTLMEGFMYRYHPRTERAIELARDELEDVRSVTAAFKFPLFDRPDDVRLSPDLAGGSLMDVGCYPVSLVRQILGEPERAYAHADDSRGAGVDTELAGILEYDDGSSARVASGFDTQKVQRYRVEAANGWLEVRDAFDAPTDEPLDLEYRIDGRHGVETFDPTDQFRLEIEEFASSVEDDRPPRTDGEEAIANMRVIDALAESAERDRSVEV